The genomic DNA aatactactcagctttaaaaaagaatgggatCTCCGGGGCTCGCCTGCGCCCCGGAAGCTGCCCCTTCTCGGGGGTCAAGATGGGCAGCAAAATGGCGTCTGCCAGCAGGGTCGTGCAGGTAGTCAAGCCACATACTCCATTAATAAGGTTCCCTGACAGAAGAGACAATCCTAAACCCAATGTATCAGAAGCTTTGAGATCAACAGGGGTACCATCTCATTCTGCAATTTCACAGCATTCTAAGGGAAGTAAATCACCAGATTTGCTGATGCATCAAGGTCCACCAGACACTGCAGAAATACTAAAATCATTACCTCAGAAATACAGAAGGAAACTTG from Cynocephalus volans isolate mCynVol1 unplaced genomic scaffold, mCynVol1.pri scaffold_201, whole genome shotgun sequence includes the following:
- the LOC134369012 gene encoding alpha-ketoglutarate dehydrogenase component 4, whose amino-acid sequence is MGSKMASASRVVQVVKPHTPLIRFPDRRDNPKPNVSEALRSTGVPSHSAISQHSKGSKSPDLLMHQGPPDTAEILKSLPQKYRRKLVSQEEIEFIQRGGPE